AGTGTAGGTATGCCAGACACATCTCTACATATTTGGAGAAAAATGAGTCTCAAGACAAAGACAAACTTCAAAAATTCCCGTCTTTTGAGGTGTGGAGACCAACGCCGAGCACAGATACAGTTCATCAGTGCTTTCTGTATATCTTTAGAgagaacaaacaattttttcggcAAAGTATCAGTGAGAAAACTGCTAAATGGATGAGTGCCGACCACACATTCAAAGTTGCTGCAAACATTGGATGCATGCTCCCAAATGGATCTTGGTCTACACAATTTGATTCCTTGTATATAGTTATTTATGAAATTGGCCAGGTGCTCACCTACAAATTGACAAAGGGTACTGCAATAAGTAAGGTACAGGACATATTAAATAATATAAAGCGTCGATTAGATCAACAGAAAGCATCCTGTGACACAATTTTTGTGGATGACTGCTGCAAGGTTCGCAGCAAATTACAGCAGATTTTTCCAAATGTGTTAGTCAAGCTTGACTTGTTTCATGCCATCCAAAGAGTCACCTCAAAAGTGCCCAAGAGCAAACGGCAGTACTTTTCCTCGTCTTTCATAAATGACTTCAAAATGATATTCCGAGCTGATGCAGACCAAGGTGAAATTAGAGAGATGGATACACCAGATGAACAAACCATAATGAGTAACCTTGAATGTCTTACAGAGAGATGGAAAGATGTCCATTATGACAATGGTGAGGCTGTTTTGAATAGAAACGTTTTGCATGAAATCGAAAATTTGAAGGTTCATATTGAAAGAGGCTGTTTGTCAAGGATTTTCCAAGGGGGTGACTctacaagaaatgaaaatctcCTCAAAAATTTGAAGGCTGTGATAGCCCGATCAAGACTAGGTTGTGAATTGGCTGAGGCATTATTGGCAACCTTCTTTTACCTCTGGAATGAGAGAAGAGGTGCATCAGAATTACCATCAGGTTGTGTAAGGCCTATCCTATCCTACAGAGCAGCATTAGATGAACAAGGCTTTGAACCCACAGCTGAAAGGTTTGGCATAATCCCAGAGTCTAGTGATCCTGAGAATGCTAGTGTTCCTAATGTGTATGATCCTGAAGTCATGCAGAGTATTTTGTGTGAAATGTTTGTTAACAGCAGTGCTGAGTATCATGACACAAGCAATGATGGGCTCAGTGACAGTGAGCTTTACATCATTTTTTGTCAGGCTGTGAACATGTCTGTTCTTTATAATCAGCTGTGTTCACTATGTACAAATCCCAGGTTGAGTTCTAAGCTACTCCACTTAATGCCCTGCAGCTTACTTCTGTTCAGTAACTCCACATTCAACACAGAGAAAGTTGCTGAACACTCAGAAAGGCTAAACAAGAATCTATTGGGTTATAGCCTAAAACTTGCCACAGTGGACTATGATTGCCCAGCAAATAGTATTTTTCTCAGTGTTCTTAGTCAGctgaaagaaattttggcaTCTTCACCCACTCTACAAAAGCACTTGGTTTTCCTTGGAATTTCATTGGCAGACAGTGGTGACATAAAGATTGTCCAAGAATTACGGGATCTTGTGGTGAATGAGTTGCTTAGCAATGCTGGAAGGTACAAGCATGCCCTTCTGTCACCTGAAAAGCATTTTGATGATGAGGTAAACAAATTCAGGGAATGTGGATACTTTTCAAGTAAGTGAAGACATTAATTTGGCATGTTATTGCAGTAAAGTTGGGTACATTGAAAAGGTTTCATGAAGTAATACCAAATCCCTTTAAGGTTTTGGTTAGGACAGATGACATCTCTTTTTGTGTACTTCCAAAAAATCTCCAAGGCATTGGAAATTCCTTGAGTTGGAGGGGAAATATAGAAAATGTTTAAAGTGAAATTTGTATTTCTAAATGGGCGGAGTGTTAGAAAAACTTGCTTCTGTTGGGGAGGCATGCATCCTCTTAAAattcttccttccttttttgatatatttgtaaaagtggaataaaaaaaagaaaaagggaaattttctcCTACAGCTTTTCAGTATAGTGAATATTTTGCCTGTTTGGGTTTctcaataataaaaaatttatatttggaATTACATACGGAAGAATAACATAAGAGTAAAATACCcgttgtaaaaaaaacaaaacaaaacaaatagcaGCAAAGTGGTGTTAATTATAGAGTATTCTATTTCTGGAATTTAAACTTGCACCTTTTGTTTAATCCATAAGGATTGATTTTGCATAGTTAAGCACACCAAAAAGCCTCTCTGagactttcattttttttcagatgagtTGGGGAATGTCATAGGAATTGCACTATCCCAGATTCTGAGACTGAACATAGTCATCTTTACATCACTGGACCACATGCCTGTAGTACCAGTTTCCCCATTGTTGCCTTGCACAGCTACCAAGGCAATTTTTCTGGGATACAGTATTGGTCAACCAGAATTATATCACAATGTGGTATCTTTGGAGAACGTGAATGAAGCTATCCCACCCCATGTTAGTTCCACAAGTACATGTAGCAATAATTCTCCAAAGGAACAGGTGCCTGAGCACTGCTCATGCGGTTGTGGTTCTGCCAAGaaggatggaagaaaattcTGCTGTCAAGTACCAAATGGTAACAAGAGCCGGTGTAAATGCTACTCTAAAATAGCTGGTTGCTCCCATCGATGTAAATGTGTTGGTTGTGGAAATCCTTATGGCAGCTCCCAGGCTGCCAAGCAGGCATACACACTTGTAACAACTTCAAGGTACCGACCCAAGCAAAAACTACAAGAGGCCAAAGAGAGCATCTCCAGTCTTGATTATCTGACAAGTCAAGGTTTAACTCCAGTATCTGGATGGTCTGAGATTGAAAGTCTTACATTAGACTGTCTTGTGAACTTTGCATCTTTGAAGGGTCTAAGCATTGAACCTTCAAGAGTGTATGAATACTACTCCAAACTTCATgacatttcaaaaaatcttgGAAGTCCCTTGCAACCAAAGAAAGCCAAACAAATAGATGGGAAACTCCAAAGCATCAAGAAAGTGGCTAAAGGCTTTGAAGCGCTTTACAAAAAGCAGGTTGAACTGAACTGGTTCTGATTAAACATACTCTTTTGGATACTGTAAGTACCACCTAATGTTAGCCAaattgagtttttttaaaactaattggCAGGGAATCAGTATTAGTAACCATTAGGAATAGGGTTCTACAAGCCAGTCAAATGGAAACTTCAACATCTTCCCCCACCACCCACCATCACCCCCAACATAATCTGGGCAGTTGTTTCAGTAAATATAACAAAGTGCACGTGATTGAAATGAACGGgaacttttattattaattcGGTAATGTAATAATTATCTTTGGGTGTTCAGTTTTTGAAATATGACATTGAAATATACTAATACAATATGAAAGAAtcatgaacaaaataaattttataaacTATCTTACTCCACAATATTACTTTTGTCTCAATttgtgattaagaaaaatttttaataaacctatgtaaaaaaattaattatgtatCCAATTTGCTATGTTATGTACATCTAATGCAGTCAGGagacaacaaaaatataatgaTTTACCACATGTTCCTTCTTTACTATCCAAGGAATTTAGTTAATTCAGTtatgtaattattttctttgagcattcattttttgaaatatcacaTCAAAATATActaatttaataaatttaaaaggaatgcGAACTACATTGATTTTTATATACCATCTTTCTGTgcataaaattttgtttcaatttgtgaTTGATTTCAACACACCtaattatataaaaaataaaatatgtatgCAATTTGCTATTAATGTTATGTACATATGTTGTAGTCAagacacaacaaaaatatatcaaagaGACGAGAAGTACAGTATTAAAAGTTCTACTCTGTTGCCTCTAAGAATGCTAGAATTTCATCCTTTTGTGGATGAGCATTCATGACAGTTTCGTGCATGTCCACTGTGATTTTATTATCTCTTTTTAGGAATGCCTGATGGTACTCTTCTGGTGTCAAACCACAAGCAGCAATTGCATGTGGGCTTACGACTGTTGGAAGCTTTTTGCAGAAGACTACcaacttattaatttttataatggAACCAATTCTAGCTTCCTGTAAGGCTGCCATGGCTTCCTGGGCTGCTTTACTGCTGGGTCTTCTAGTAGAAGAATAGCTCCGCACTACTCTCCTTACACACACAAAAGGACCAGGGAGAGACAGAATTCTTTTTTGGATGTCTTCACCCAACACTCCCACTTTGAGTCCTACTGAGGACTTCTGCAGATGGCAAGACTGTAAAACAAACCCATTTGgctcaaattaaaataaaccatAAAGTTTTTATGTTATCAGCAGTCCACTAAATATTGAGTGCATAATGCAAACCATGTATCTTGTagtttgaattgttttgttctttttccaatcagtttggaataaaaaattaaacttaattaatttaattaatcaTGTGATCTTTTGGTTGGGAATGTCATGTAAGTCTTGCATTGCTCATCAGGAGTAATTTAAAATCTACAGATGTAGAGTAAATGTGATGGTGTTAGAACAAAGAAATGCCCCCATTGTCCAGGATATGGTCATTCCTTTCCAGGTGGGTCACCATAATAGATTATTATAATAAtgacaattataataattattattatcattattgttatatTAAACTCACCAGCTCTGAGATTCCCTTCATGGTCTCAAGAGTATCCATGAAAGTTATTACCATTTGCATGGTTTCTGCTGTGATTGTTGTGGGTGTTGTCCCTGACTCCAAGGCAAGTGCTTTGGTTAGCCGGTGATAAAGGACATGCATATTTAAAGCAACACGTAAagtgtttttatatttctttgaaCCTGAAGAAATACTTGGACTGGCAACTGCACCCTGGCTGTCATCTTCATTAGGCTTGctaaacttaaagaaaacttCCTTAGCAGTGGCAGTCAGTGTGTATTTCAGTGCTGGGGTTGTGTTATGTTTCACATATATCTTTTCAAATACATCGCCAAGAGATTTAACAGAAAACTCGTCCAGGGAGTCAGAGTTTTCTGCCATGGCTTCCAGGTCAAGATCTTCTGAtcttctttgataaaaaaacaGCAACCTCTCTGCCAGCCCATTTTTTGAGGCTACAATTTTTGGCCAAACTGACTCCAGGAACTGCTGAGGGGTGGTGAAAGCAAGGAGGGCTAGTTTAGCTGAAGTTACTCCAACTCGCTTGCCTTTTGTCCCTTTTAGTACGTACCAAAAATCTCCATCGTAACATTTACACAGACGTTCCATTGAGAGGCTTGTCTGTGATGTTGATTTTCCCTGATATGTTAGTCTTTGTAGGAGAGAGTATGCCTCATCCACACAAAGGATTGGCACTGTGGATGCTGCAATAAAATGTACTGAATTGGTTATATTCTGTTTTCCTGGACAACTGATTGTAAATTAGAGCTGAAATTATTTCTAATACTACCCATAATTTCTACCCACTTACCCTTAATTGCAGAGTAAAGGGCCCAGGGGGACCCCCATACAAAACAGACTGGGGTGTTCATTGTCTTGCTTTGGAGTGTAAATTTCATATGTTTGAGCTTGCTTTGGGTGTTTCCAGGAAAAATGCCAACATATTAAAGACCCTATGGGGGACACgtaaagaaatggaaaaaaaatattgccttttaCTTATTTACATCTGAGTCAAGTCCACATTGGTCTCCTTTAGGGGTTTAACTCAATATTTTCAGTAAGCAACCCTGTCTGTTTCACATGGGAGCCCCTCAGCTTAGCCCCAAGAATGGAGGGCACAAGATCAGTAGTCCTTCTAGAGAAtcatttaatcctttacaccctagcattGATAGGAATATTCTCCACAGTGTTCTTAATACATTTCATATGGTGTTGACAGGGACAATtttttaacagtcaagagcttctttac
The sequence above is a segment of the Pocillopora verrucosa isolate sample1 chromosome 13, ASM3666991v2, whole genome shotgun sequence genome. Coding sequences within it:
- the LOC136277604 gene encoding uncharacterized protein, whose product is MTGSFGPVGSLGPVGPVGPVGPVGPVGPVGSFILSIEEVVPQRLRQWLTAFACSNGTTSEMLLCSALVSTSSLLGQTTPKLFGSYEEKANLHLIATAPSGTGKTPACQKGCVEPIVGHVEEKIQTSIVIDETSSSGLFNHFLGASTVPILCVDEAYSLLQRLTYQGKSTSQTSLSMERLCKCYDGDFWYVLKGTKGKRVGVTSAKLALLAFTTPQQFLESVWPKIVASKNGLAERLLFFYQRRSEDLDLEAMAENSDSLDEFSVKSLGDVFEKIYVKHNTTPALKYTLTATAKEVFFKFSKPNEDDSQGAVASPSISSGSKKYKNTLRVALNMHVLYHRLTKALALESGTTPTTITAETMQMVITFMDTLETMKGISELSCHLQKSSVGLKVGVLGEDIQKRILSLPGPFVCVRRVVRSYSSTRRPSSKAAQEAMAALQEARIGSIIKINKLVVFCKKLPTVVSPHAIAACGLTPEEYHQAFLKRDNKITVDMHETVMNAHPQKDEILAFLEATE